The Paenalcaligenes faecalis genome has a window encoding:
- a CDS encoding Lrp/AsnC family transcriptional regulator, whose translation MSEIDLDRIDQQILHELQRNGRLSNQELADLVSLSPSPCLRRVRRLEEQGYIRKYVAVVDADKVGLGLIAYVTIRLDKSHRLKTVPLSDFARDVQLWPEVVECFAMSGDMDYLLRVQVKDLQAFSRFAMDKLMQHPSVVDMKSSFAMQNIKERVGLSI comes from the coding sequence ATGTCTGAAATTGATTTAGATCGTATCGATCAGCAGATTTTGCATGAGCTGCAGCGAAATGGTCGGCTTAGCAATCAGGAGCTAGCTGATCTTGTCTCTTTATCTCCTAGCCCTTGTTTAAGACGAGTTCGACGTTTAGAAGAGCAGGGATATATCCGAAAATACGTAGCGGTTGTGGATGCTGATAAGGTAGGCCTAGGCTTAATTGCTTATGTCACAATACGCTTAGATAAAAGCCATCGATTAAAAACAGTTCCACTGTCTGACTTTGCTCGGGATGTCCAGCTTTGGCCAGAGGTGGTAGAGTGCTTTGCGATGTCAGGTGACATGGATTATTTACTTAGGGTGCAAGTAAAGGATTTACAGGCGTTCTCCCGTTTTGCTATGGATAAGTTAATGCAGCATCCTAGCGTTGTTGATATGAAGTCCAGCTTTGCTATGCAAAATATAAAAGAAAGGGTCGGGCTAAGCATCTAG